One genomic window of Corticium candelabrum chromosome 21, ooCorCand1.1, whole genome shotgun sequence includes the following:
- the LOC134196736 gene encoding uncharacterized protein LOC134196736 isoform X1, translating into MVSCLIMGGTGCVSAIALQQTAIYCIQVVFKLCLTFIMLQFLVFLHFIFMGLFNVSVVATASKICTKNLGGFYEYGVFDGKTNDGPVPPSNLSTTCVEKKGGKWIVAIQLETEGDSNRTVAYVMVWSELNVLGGSIVTPCRQIPKVKNYARLLLHQPGGQLGGYRFKVHGVNKDNLISNDFQTIAVKRGSCKKGEMTRKNSTSECTVIKQPVGIAVNEDSLGVAFNVRFSIRTHTSSLTVSYRPLQGSCNWWNVHSNIKYFSQGSHFINVTLTDCVRCSRHDSCTLKWGSQIKLVVTVRYHRQRESDCDAQRIAIVTLPDKPSS; encoded by the exons ATGGTTTCATGCCTGATCATGGGCGGAACAGGATGCGTATCGGCTATTGCGTTACAACAGACTGCTATATA TTGTATTCAAGTTGTGTTCAAGTTGTGTCTGACTTTCATCATGTTACAA TTTTTGGTTTTCTTACATTTCATCTTCATGGGATTGTTCAACGTTTCTGTCGTTGCTACAGCATCTAAAA TTTGCACAAAGAATTTAGGAGGATTCTATGAGTATGGTGTGTTTGATGGAAAAACAAACGATGGTCCTGTACCACCTTCAAATCTTTCAACAACTTGCGTTGAGAAGAAAGGAGGAAAGTGGATCGTTGCAATTCAACTGGAAACTGAAggag aTTCAAACAGGACTGTTGCTTACGTAATGGTTTGGAGTGAACTAAACGTGTTGGGCGGTTCCATAGTTACACCATGTCGGCAAATACCAAAG GTAAAGAATTATGCCCGACTTCTTTTACACCAACCAGGCGGTCAGCTTGGGGGATATCGATTTAAA GTGCACGGAGTAAACAAAGACAATCTAATCAGTAATGATTTTCAAACAATTGCTGTCAAACGAGGATCATGCAAAAAAGGTGAAATGACAAGGAAAAACTCTACATCTGAATGTACCG TTATCAAACAACCAGTGGGAATTGCAGTTAATGAGGATAGTTTGGGTGTGGCGTTCAACGTTCGTTTTAGTATACGCACTCATACTTCCTCTTTGACTGTGAGTTATCGGCCACTTCAAGGAAGCTGCAACTGGTGGAATGTTCACAGCAACATTAAGTATTTTTCACAAGGA AGTCATTTTATAAATGTAACATTGACTGATTGCGTGCGTTGTTCTCGTCATGATTCATGCACATTGAAATGGGGATCTCAGATAAAGCTTGTG GTGACTGTGCGTTACCATCGACAACGTGAAAGTGACTGTGATGCACAACGAATTGCAATTGTTACTCTTCCTGATAAACCTTCAAGTTAG
- the LOC134196554 gene encoding uncharacterized protein LOC134196554 isoform X2, whose product MGLFNVSVVATASKICTKNLGGFYEYGVFDGKTNDGPVPPSNLSTTCVEKKGGKWIIAIQLETEGDSNRTVAYVMVWSELNVLGGSIVTPCRQIPKVKNYARLLLHQPGGQLGGYRFKVHGVNKDNLISNDFQTIAVKRGSCKKGEMTRKNSTSECTVIRQPVGIAVNEDSLGVAFNVRFSIRTHTSSLTVSYRPLQGSCNWWNVHSNIKYFSQGSHFINVTLTDCVRCSRHDSCTLKWGSQIKLVVTVRYHRQRESDCDAQRIAIVTLPDKPSS is encoded by the exons ATGGGATTGTTCAACGTTTCTGTCGTTGCTACAGCATCTAAAA TTTGCACGAAGAATTTAGGAGGATTCTATGAGTATGGTGTGTTTGATGGAAAAACAAACGATGGTCCTGTACCACCTTCAAATCTTTCAACAACTTGCGTTGAGAAGAAAGGAGGAAAGTGGATCATTGCAATTCAACTGGAAACTGAAggag aTTCAAACAGGACTGTTGCTTACGTAATGGTTTGGAGTGAACTAAACGTGTTGGGCGGTTCCATAGTCACACCATGTCGGCAAATACCAAAG GTAAAGAATTATGCCCGACTTCTTTTACACCAACCAGGCGGTCAGCTTGGGGGATATCGATTTAAA GTGCACGGAGTAAACAAAGACAATCTAATCAGTAATGATTTTCAAACAATTGCTGTCAAACGAGGATCATGCAAAAAAGGTGAAATGACAAGGAAAAACTCTACATCTGAATGTACCG TTATCAGACAACCAGTGGGAATTGCAGTTAATGAGGATAGTTTGGGTGTGGCGTTCAACGTTCGTTTTAGTATACGCACTCATACTTCCTCTTTGACTGTGAGTTATCGGCCACTTCAAGGAAGCTGCAACTGGTGGAATGTTCACAGCAACATTAAGTATTTTTCACAAGGA AGTCATTTTATAAATGTAACATTGACTGATTGCGTGCGTTGTTCTCGTCATGATTCATGCACATTGAAATGGGGATCTCAGATAAAACTTGTG GTGACTGTACGTTACCATCGACAACGTGAAAGTGACTGTGATGCACAACGAATTGCAATTGTTACTCTTCCTGATAAACCTTCAAGTTAG
- the LOC134196736 gene encoding uncharacterized protein LOC134196736 isoform X3: protein MGLFNVSVVATASKICTKNLGGFYEYGVFDGKTNDGPVPPSNLSTTCVEKKGGKWIVAIQLETEGDSNRTVAYVMVWSELNVLGGSIVTPCRQIPKVKNYARLLLHQPGGQLGGYRFKVHGVNKDNLISNDFQTIAVKRGSCKKGEMTRKNSTSECTVIKQPVGIAVNEDSLGVAFNVRFSIRTHTSSLTVSYRPLQGSCNWWNVHSNIKYFSQGSHFINVTLTDCVRCSRHDSCTLKWGSQIKLVVTVRYHRQRESDCDAQRIAIVTLPDKPSS from the exons ATGGGATTGTTCAACGTTTCTGTCGTTGCTACAGCATCTAAAA TTTGCACAAAGAATTTAGGAGGATTCTATGAGTATGGTGTGTTTGATGGAAAAACAAACGATGGTCCTGTACCACCTTCAAATCTTTCAACAACTTGCGTTGAGAAGAAAGGAGGAAAGTGGATCGTTGCAATTCAACTGGAAACTGAAggag aTTCAAACAGGACTGTTGCTTACGTAATGGTTTGGAGTGAACTAAACGTGTTGGGCGGTTCCATAGTTACACCATGTCGGCAAATACCAAAG GTAAAGAATTATGCCCGACTTCTTTTACACCAACCAGGCGGTCAGCTTGGGGGATATCGATTTAAA GTGCACGGAGTAAACAAAGACAATCTAATCAGTAATGATTTTCAAACAATTGCTGTCAAACGAGGATCATGCAAAAAAGGTGAAATGACAAGGAAAAACTCTACATCTGAATGTACCG TTATCAAACAACCAGTGGGAATTGCAGTTAATGAGGATAGTTTGGGTGTGGCGTTCAACGTTCGTTTTAGTATACGCACTCATACTTCCTCTTTGACTGTGAGTTATCGGCCACTTCAAGGAAGCTGCAACTGGTGGAATGTTCACAGCAACATTAAGTATTTTTCACAAGGA AGTCATTTTATAAATGTAACATTGACTGATTGCGTGCGTTGTTCTCGTCATGATTCATGCACATTGAAATGGGGATCTCAGATAAAGCTTGTG GTGACTGTGCGTTACCATCGACAACGTGAAAGTGACTGTGATGCACAACGAATTGCAATTGTTACTCTTCCTGATAAACCTTCAAGTTAG
- the LOC134196554 gene encoding uncharacterized protein LOC134196554 isoform X1, giving the protein MLQFLVFLHFIFMGLFNVSVVATASKICTKNLGGFYEYGVFDGKTNDGPVPPSNLSTTCVEKKGGKWIIAIQLETEGDSNRTVAYVMVWSELNVLGGSIVTPCRQIPKVKNYARLLLHQPGGQLGGYRFKVHGVNKDNLISNDFQTIAVKRGSCKKGEMTRKNSTSECTVIRQPVGIAVNEDSLGVAFNVRFSIRTHTSSLTVSYRPLQGSCNWWNVHSNIKYFSQGSHFINVTLTDCVRCSRHDSCTLKWGSQIKLVVTVRYHRQRESDCDAQRIAIVTLPDKPSS; this is encoded by the exons ATGCTACAA TTTTTGGTTTTCTTACATTTCATCTTCATGGGATTGTTCAACGTTTCTGTCGTTGCTACAGCATCTAAAA TTTGCACGAAGAATTTAGGAGGATTCTATGAGTATGGTGTGTTTGATGGAAAAACAAACGATGGTCCTGTACCACCTTCAAATCTTTCAACAACTTGCGTTGAGAAGAAAGGAGGAAAGTGGATCATTGCAATTCAACTGGAAACTGAAggag aTTCAAACAGGACTGTTGCTTACGTAATGGTTTGGAGTGAACTAAACGTGTTGGGCGGTTCCATAGTCACACCATGTCGGCAAATACCAAAG GTAAAGAATTATGCCCGACTTCTTTTACACCAACCAGGCGGTCAGCTTGGGGGATATCGATTTAAA GTGCACGGAGTAAACAAAGACAATCTAATCAGTAATGATTTTCAAACAATTGCTGTCAAACGAGGATCATGCAAAAAAGGTGAAATGACAAGGAAAAACTCTACATCTGAATGTACCG TTATCAGACAACCAGTGGGAATTGCAGTTAATGAGGATAGTTTGGGTGTGGCGTTCAACGTTCGTTTTAGTATACGCACTCATACTTCCTCTTTGACTGTGAGTTATCGGCCACTTCAAGGAAGCTGCAACTGGTGGAATGTTCACAGCAACATTAAGTATTTTTCACAAGGA AGTCATTTTATAAATGTAACATTGACTGATTGCGTGCGTTGTTCTCGTCATGATTCATGCACATTGAAATGGGGATCTCAGATAAAACTTGTG GTGACTGTACGTTACCATCGACAACGTGAAAGTGACTGTGATGCACAACGAATTGCAATTGTTACTCTTCCTGATAAACCTTCAAGTTAG
- the LOC134196552 gene encoding uncharacterized protein LOC134196552 isoform X2 has protein sequence MLRAVLLLFVGVGHFGGGLANKNTCEVYNHDMKESVRLNYSCTSQKPGAKWHITFAWTCRKAHMRTWSIMWKDLFTFGDVQPSCKTLPKGTVSDSISLPAPIKEYVVWVSDLKRQTSAVTYINKCNQVDCDWSNVHKGDNSVEISSPKLKLVEDKVFLHFCVHIDDPSRADDFNNIVTVTLNTRPYGCNWKVPKVANVNLYFEAQVAVLKESCKQCSETPNIHCVTPGVNMAIAVNTKYNTQSSLIQLSGNKVPSPTIPSTDAHVTTSFPTRADQPIVTSSITPLIPTTAAVINTSLPTQTTHTNSNTSDLNSTNWSRDVSPQTTEQINGDDNTIPLAIGVSGCVVVIVLILVILARYIYPKVNPHQRSSPSYQKQSGKNFLVVVDEERSQCQNRVTNQRKEHDTSRELEAIVIYHQGNEQKAHYARNVVLTGLRDMGINCTAPQYETKINIDISRWVRDTLHNIQAVVAVCSEEFYDAFWSENKVSDTASAIIYEIASQIRPQQGRPLFISVITDSSEEKYIPDNFRIKAPRICLTSLDEFDRLVRLIRNVPEYQLPPLGVQLKVPSPTDPEEIKSIYDQSLELAWRKMVNIRPSYYTENDDTDSDSVISV, from the exons ATGCTCCGAGCAGTGCTTTTG TTATTTGTTGGAGTTGGTCACTTTGGTGGTGGTCTTGCCAATAAAAATA CTTGTGAAGTGTATAACCATGATATGAAAGAAAGCGTCCGTCTCAACTACAGTTGCACATCACAAAAGCCAGGTGCAAAATGGCACATTACATTCGCTTGGACATGCAGAAAGG CTCATATGAGGACCTGGTCAATCATGTGGAAAGATCTATTTACCTTTGGTGACGTTCAACCAAGTTGTAAAACTTTACCGAAG GGTACTGTGAGTGATTCCATAAGTTTGCCTGCACCAATAAAAGAATATGTAGTTTGG GTGTCTGATTTAAAGAGGCAAACTTCTGCTgtcacatacataaataagtGTAATCAAGTCG ACTGCGATTGGAGCAATGTACATAAAGGTGACAACAGTGTGG AGATTAGTAGTCCAAAGTTGAAACTCGTTGAAGACAAGGTTTTTCTTCATTTCTGCGTCCACATTGATGATCCTAGTCGAGCAGATGATTTCAACAACATTGTGACAGTAACTTTAAACACTCGTCCATATGGTTGCAATTGGAAAGTACCAAAAGTTGCTAATGTG AATCTCTATTTTGAAGCTCAAGTGGCAGTACTGAAGGAATCATGTAAACAGTGTTCTGAAACACCAAATATACATTGTGTAACACCGGGTGTAAATATGGCAATTGCAGTGAATACGAAATAT AATACACAAAGTTCACTTATTCAATTGTCGGGAAATAAAGTTCCCAGTCCTACAATTCCTTCTACAGATGCACATGTGACCACATCTTTTCCAACTAGAGCTGATCAGCCAATAGTGACAAGTTCAATCACTCCTCTAATTCCAACTACAGCAGCAGTCATCAACACTTCTCTTCCAACTCAAACTACTCATACCAACAGCAACACTTCAGACCTCAATTCTACCAATTGGTCAA GGGATGTTTCACCTCAGACAACTGAACAGATTAATGGAGATGATAACACCATTCCCCTGGCAATCGGAGTAAGCGGGTgcgttgttgtcattgttctCATTCTTGTCATTTTGGCTCGTTACATTTACCCCAAAGTAAATCCTCATCAAAGGTCATCACCATCTTATCAGAAACAATCTGGCAAAAactttcttgttgttgttgatgaggAACGCTCTCAATGTCAAAATAGAGTCACCAACCAAAGAAAGGAGCACGACACCAGCAGAGAGCTTGAGGCAATAGTTATCTATCACCAAGGAAATGAACAGAAGGCACACTACGCACGAAATGTGGTTCTCACAGGTCTTCGTGATATGGGCATTAACTGCACAGCACCTCAATATGAAACTAAGATAAACATTGACATCTCCAGATGGGTACGAGACACCTTGCACAATATCCAAGCTGTTGTAGCTGTCTGTTCAGAAGAATTTTATGATGCATTTTGGTCAGAAAACAAAGTCAGTGACACTGCCAGTGCTATAATCTATGAAATTGCTTCCCAAATTAGACCACAACAAGGAAGACCACTATTTATTTCAGTCATTACAGACAGCAGCGAAGAGAAATATATTCCTGACAACTTTCGTATCAAAGCGCCTAGAATTTGTCTGACATCACTTGATGAGTTTGATAGACTGGTGAGGCTCATAAGGAATGTGCCAGAGTATCAGCTTCCTCCTCTTGGAGTACAATTGAAAGTTCCCAGTCCCACAGATCCAGAAGAAATCAAAAGTATTTATGACCAAAGTCTTGAATTGGCATGGAGGAAAATGGTCAACATCAGGCCTTCGTACTATACGGAAAATGATGACacagacagtgatagtgtGATCTCAGTATAA
- the LOC134196736 gene encoding uncharacterized protein LOC134196736 isoform X2, with product MLQFLVFLHFIFMGLFNVSVVATASKICTKNLGGFYEYGVFDGKTNDGPVPPSNLSTTCVEKKGGKWIVAIQLETEGDSNRTVAYVMVWSELNVLGGSIVTPCRQIPKVKNYARLLLHQPGGQLGGYRFKVHGVNKDNLISNDFQTIAVKRGSCKKGEMTRKNSTSECTVIKQPVGIAVNEDSLGVAFNVRFSIRTHTSSLTVSYRPLQGSCNWWNVHSNIKYFSQGSHFINVTLTDCVRCSRHDSCTLKWGSQIKLVVTVRYHRQRESDCDAQRIAIVTLPDKPSS from the exons ATGTTACAA TTTTTGGTTTTCTTACATTTCATCTTCATGGGATTGTTCAACGTTTCTGTCGTTGCTACAGCATCTAAAA TTTGCACAAAGAATTTAGGAGGATTCTATGAGTATGGTGTGTTTGATGGAAAAACAAACGATGGTCCTGTACCACCTTCAAATCTTTCAACAACTTGCGTTGAGAAGAAAGGAGGAAAGTGGATCGTTGCAATTCAACTGGAAACTGAAggag aTTCAAACAGGACTGTTGCTTACGTAATGGTTTGGAGTGAACTAAACGTGTTGGGCGGTTCCATAGTTACACCATGTCGGCAAATACCAAAG GTAAAGAATTATGCCCGACTTCTTTTACACCAACCAGGCGGTCAGCTTGGGGGATATCGATTTAAA GTGCACGGAGTAAACAAAGACAATCTAATCAGTAATGATTTTCAAACAATTGCTGTCAAACGAGGATCATGCAAAAAAGGTGAAATGACAAGGAAAAACTCTACATCTGAATGTACCG TTATCAAACAACCAGTGGGAATTGCAGTTAATGAGGATAGTTTGGGTGTGGCGTTCAACGTTCGTTTTAGTATACGCACTCATACTTCCTCTTTGACTGTGAGTTATCGGCCACTTCAAGGAAGCTGCAACTGGTGGAATGTTCACAGCAACATTAAGTATTTTTCACAAGGA AGTCATTTTATAAATGTAACATTGACTGATTGCGTGCGTTGTTCTCGTCATGATTCATGCACATTGAAATGGGGATCTCAGATAAAGCTTGTG GTGACTGTGCGTTACCATCGACAACGTGAAAGTGACTGTGATGCACAACGAATTGCAATTGTTACTCTTCCTGATAAACCTTCAAGTTAG
- the LOC134196786 gene encoding uncharacterized protein LOC134196786: protein MGRKNGNNLDLKRPSLRHDIRPRSKGVSISTPRIFILWNPYIEKARRLELLSPRGFLIHFNSQLKGGRVFLSYQGGVSACTGLQENETLSRPSVDKFECYDNGDNWSIVISVIFEDDATDGFLVAISATGVGEPLNYCRLFDRQQITRTLEVSSLSEKEIYFIHVYGTSGNRSKSYNVFEKVINFSDCSPPCSVNDPLLSGDIAVGKPNLYRSNDTVHARFCIHTSILININEALTISHVILSVRQCCRRHHCYWNSPSNESPSYPPGIHLIDWPVPDCPVHSCDCELREGSIIEFDVCRSPHENTCRQTNLTIPVTSNPSTRMSSWKIAVLVTTLLFIIPIIVIVTVMRSRRSRQVHRGRGHVPRRESKDLPNGPTCDCEWFTSQSPRVLFVHSTADENHWEKCRKMVDTVSSFGINVTSHRLEERAVAGNISTWVTSHIDCADYIVYICSKELNDDYNNRGGNVEGDSQELRALCYHIGGLPTHNPTEFGRKCVPVVFRIEDRDNYLPTIMRDLKYYQWPLEKNDIVNRLKGN from the exons ATGGGAAGGAAAAACGGAAATAACCTGGATCTAAAAAGG CCTAGCCTACGTCATGACATAAGACCAAGATCAAAGGGCGTGTCGATTTCGACACCCAGAATCTTCATTCTGTGGAATCCATACATAGAGAAGGCGAGGCGTTTAGAACTCTTGTCTCCACGAGGTTTCCTCATACATTTCAATTCACAACTCAAAGGCGGCCGG GTATTCCTCAGCTATCAAGGCGGTGTGTCAG CATGTACGGGTTTACAAGAAAACGAGACACTTTCACGGCCTTCTGTGGACAAATTTGAGTGTTATGACAATGGTGACAACTGGAGCATTGTCATCAGCGTCATATTTGAAGACG ACGCTACAGATGGCTTTCTTGTCGCTATTTCAGCAACTGGAGTAGGTGAACCATTAAATTATTGCCGTTTATTCGACAGGCAACAG ATCACACGAACGTTGGAAGTTTCGTCTTTATCAGAGAAGGAAATCTATTTCATTCAT GTCTATGGCACAAGTGGAAACCGTTCTAAGAGCTACAATGTATTCGAGAAAGTAATTAATTTCAGTGACTGTTCACCAC CGTGCTCAGTGAATGATCCCTTGTTGTCAGGAGATATCG CTGTTGGCAAACCAAACTTGTACAGATCAAATGACACAGTTCATGCCAGATTTTGTATTCATACAAGCATTCTTATCAACATAAATGAGGCCCTTACAATATCACACGTGATATTGTCTGTCAGACAATGCTGTCGTCGACATCATTGCTATTGGAATTCACCAAGTAATGAGAGTCCATCATATCCACCAGGA ATACATTTGATAGACTGGCCAGTTCCTGATTGTCCTGTTCATAGTTGTGATTGTGAATTAAGGGAAGGGTCAATCATTGAGTTTGAC GTTTGTAGATCTCCACATGAAAATACTTGCCGTCAAACTAACCTGACCATTCCAGTCACCAGCAATCCAAGTACACGTATGTCAAGTTGGAAGATTGCAGTACTTGTTACAACATTACTGTTTATCATCCCTATTATTGTAATTGTCACTGTGATGAGATCTCGAAGATCACGTCAGGTACATCGAGGACGAGGTCATGTACCACGACGAG AATCAAAAGATTTACCAAATGGCCCTACTTGTGATTGTGAATGGTTTACTTCCCAATCACCTCgagttttgtttgttcattcaaCTGCTGATGAAAATCATTGGGAGAAGTGTCGAAAAATGGTTGATACAGTGAGCAGTTTTGGAATCAATGTAACTTCTCATAGACTTGAAGAGCGTGCAGTCGCAGGGAATATTTCAACATGGGTAACTTCACACATTGACTGTGCAGACTACATTGTTTACATATGCAGTAAAGAGTTGAATGACGACTACAACAATCGAGGCGGTAATGTAGAAGGTGACTCTCAAGAGCTACGTGCTTTGTGTTACCATATTGGAGGTCTACCCACTCATAATCCAACAGAATTTGGTCGTAAATGCGTCCCAGTTGTATTTCGAATAGAGGATAGAGACAACTATTTACCTACGATCATGCGTGATCTAAAATACTACCAGTGGCCACTTGAAAAAAATGACATTGTCAACCGTTTGAAAGGTAATTGA
- the LOC134196552 gene encoding uncharacterized protein LOC134196552 isoform X1, with protein MLRAVLLLFVGVGHFGGGLANKNTCEVYNHDMKESVRLNYSCTSQKPGAKWHITFAWTCRKGLANVMNHCLHDIYCVRCIIATAHMRTWSIMWKDLFTFGDVQPSCKTLPKGTVSDSISLPAPIKEYVVWVSDLKRQTSAVTYINKCNQVDCDWSNVHKGDNSVEISSPKLKLVEDKVFLHFCVHIDDPSRADDFNNIVTVTLNTRPYGCNWKVPKVANVNLYFEAQVAVLKESCKQCSETPNIHCVTPGVNMAIAVNTKYNTQSSLIQLSGNKVPSPTIPSTDAHVTTSFPTRADQPIVTSSITPLIPTTAAVINTSLPTQTTHTNSNTSDLNSTNWSRDVSPQTTEQINGDDNTIPLAIGVSGCVVVIVLILVILARYIYPKVNPHQRSSPSYQKQSGKNFLVVVDEERSQCQNRVTNQRKEHDTSRELEAIVIYHQGNEQKAHYARNVVLTGLRDMGINCTAPQYETKINIDISRWVRDTLHNIQAVVAVCSEEFYDAFWSENKVSDTASAIIYEIASQIRPQQGRPLFISVITDSSEEKYIPDNFRIKAPRICLTSLDEFDRLVRLIRNVPEYQLPPLGVQLKVPSPTDPEEIKSIYDQSLELAWRKMVNIRPSYYTENDDTDSDSVISV; from the exons ATGCTCCGAGCAGTGCTTTTG TTATTTGTTGGAGTTGGTCACTTTGGTGGTGGTCTTGCCAATAAAAATA CTTGTGAAGTGTATAACCATGATATGAAAGAAAGCGTCCGTCTCAACTACAGTTGCACATCACAAAAGCCAGGTGCAAAATGGCACATTACATTCGCTTGGACATGCAGAAAGGGTCTGGCAAATGTGATGAATCATTGTCTACATGATATCTATTGTGTACGTTGCATTATTGCTACAGCTCATATGAGGACCTGGTCAATCATGTGGAAAGATCTATTTACCTTTGGTGACGTTCAACCAAGTTGTAAAACTTTACCGAAG GGTACTGTGAGTGATTCCATAAGTTTGCCTGCACCAATAAAAGAATATGTAGTTTGG GTGTCTGATTTAAAGAGGCAAACTTCTGCTgtcacatacataaataagtGTAATCAAGTCG ACTGCGATTGGAGCAATGTACATAAAGGTGACAACAGTGTGG AGATTAGTAGTCCAAAGTTGAAACTCGTTGAAGACAAGGTTTTTCTTCATTTCTGCGTCCACATTGATGATCCTAGTCGAGCAGATGATTTCAACAACATTGTGACAGTAACTTTAAACACTCGTCCATATGGTTGCAATTGGAAAGTACCAAAAGTTGCTAATGTG AATCTCTATTTTGAAGCTCAAGTGGCAGTACTGAAGGAATCATGTAAACAGTGTTCTGAAACACCAAATATACATTGTGTAACACCGGGTGTAAATATGGCAATTGCAGTGAATACGAAATAT AATACACAAAGTTCACTTATTCAATTGTCGGGAAATAAAGTTCCCAGTCCTACAATTCCTTCTACAGATGCACATGTGACCACATCTTTTCCAACTAGAGCTGATCAGCCAATAGTGACAAGTTCAATCACTCCTCTAATTCCAACTACAGCAGCAGTCATCAACACTTCTCTTCCAACTCAAACTACTCATACCAACAGCAACACTTCAGACCTCAATTCTACCAATTGGTCAA GGGATGTTTCACCTCAGACAACTGAACAGATTAATGGAGATGATAACACCATTCCCCTGGCAATCGGAGTAAGCGGGTgcgttgttgtcattgttctCATTCTTGTCATTTTGGCTCGTTACATTTACCCCAAAGTAAATCCTCATCAAAGGTCATCACCATCTTATCAGAAACAATCTGGCAAAAactttcttgttgttgttgatgaggAACGCTCTCAATGTCAAAATAGAGTCACCAACCAAAGAAAGGAGCACGACACCAGCAGAGAGCTTGAGGCAATAGTTATCTATCACCAAGGAAATGAACAGAAGGCACACTACGCACGAAATGTGGTTCTCACAGGTCTTCGTGATATGGGCATTAACTGCACAGCACCTCAATATGAAACTAAGATAAACATTGACATCTCCAGATGGGTACGAGACACCTTGCACAATATCCAAGCTGTTGTAGCTGTCTGTTCAGAAGAATTTTATGATGCATTTTGGTCAGAAAACAAAGTCAGTGACACTGCCAGTGCTATAATCTATGAAATTGCTTCCCAAATTAGACCACAACAAGGAAGACCACTATTTATTTCAGTCATTACAGACAGCAGCGAAGAGAAATATATTCCTGACAACTTTCGTATCAAAGCGCCTAGAATTTGTCTGACATCACTTGATGAGTTTGATAGACTGGTGAGGCTCATAAGGAATGTGCCAGAGTATCAGCTTCCTCCTCTTGGAGTACAATTGAAAGTTCCCAGTCCCACAGATCCAGAAGAAATCAAAAGTATTTATGACCAAAGTCTTGAATTGGCATGGAGGAAAATGGTCAACATCAGGCCTTCGTACTATACGGAAAATGATGACacagacagtgatagtgtGATCTCAGTATAA
- the LOC134196908 gene encoding uncharacterized protein LOC134196908 yields the protein MFHTITCVAADDHSLKSDKTNFAKNKAVCAPTENIIVQGILMPPILRKCGHPKGHELTVIGLPAKKKAKSGKVQPFIKLHTSLKERVMLAWFVDDNIAAAALQNPKTLIDESDIEVQQENISNAVLDDNVDLHIIRKFFTNDAWLLLTDVVKQKRKHCSYVCQVCFHNLNEEASILCDHCLLWSHMSCVGLKERPKSKWWFCQSCHKTSK from the exons ATGTTCCATACAATTACATGTGTTGCAGCAGATGATCATTCACTAAaatcagacaaaacaaactttgCAAAGAATAAAGCAGTATGTGCACCTACTGAAAATATCATTGTTCAGG GTATTTTAATGCCTCCTATTCTTCGAAAATGTGGCCATCCAAAAGGCCATGAATTAACTGTGATTGGTTTACCGGCTAAGAAGAAAGCAAAGTCAGGAAAAGTACAACCATTCATTAAGTTACACACATCATTGAAAGAAAGAG TCATGTTAGCATGGTTTGTTGATGACAATatagcagctgctgcactaCAAAATCCCAAGACGCTGATCGATGAATCAGACATCGAAGTTCAGCAAGAAAACATCTCTAATGCAGTCcttgatgacaatgttgacttGCACATAATTCGAAAGTTTTTCACCAATGATGCCTGGCTACTACTTACAGATGTTGTCAAGCAGAAACGTAAACATTGCAGTtatgtttgccaagtttgcTTTCACAACTTGAATGAGGAAGCATCAATTTTGTGTGACCATTGCCTCTTGTGGTCCCACATGAGTTGTGTTGGTCTTAAAGAAAGACCCAAATCAAAGTGGTGGTTTTGCCAAAGCTGTCACAAAACTAGCAAATAA